In the Flavobacterium pallidum genome, one interval contains:
- a CDS encoding aspartate-semialdehyde dehydrogenase has translation MRVAVVGATGMVGEVMLKVLKERNFPVTELIPVASEKSVGKEIEFNGQHYKVVGMQTAVDMKADIALFSAGGDTSREWAPKFAAAGTTVIDNSSAWRMDPTKKLVVPEINAHLLTKEDKIIANPNCSTIQMVLVLAPLHAKYNIKRIIVSTYQSITGTGVKAVQQLENEYAGVNGEMAYKYAIHRNAIPQCDIFEDNGYTKEEMKLVRETRKIIGDDNINVTATAVRVPIVGGHSEAVNVEFTNDFDVSEVRSILHNTSGVVVQDNTDTYTYPMPKFAQGKDEVFVGRIRRDESQPNTLNMWIVADNLRKGAATNTVQIAEYLVKNNLV, from the coding sequence ATGAGAGTTGCTGTTGTTGGCGCTACCGGAATGGTTGGCGAAGTGATGCTGAAAGTATTAAAGGAAAGGAATTTCCCTGTAACCGAATTGATTCCCGTAGCCTCGGAGAAATCCGTCGGGAAGGAAATTGAATTCAACGGGCAACACTATAAAGTGGTTGGCATGCAGACAGCCGTCGATATGAAAGCCGATATCGCATTATTTTCCGCCGGAGGCGACACATCAAGGGAATGGGCACCAAAATTTGCAGCCGCAGGAACGACCGTCATCGACAATTCTTCCGCATGGCGGATGGACCCGACAAAAAAACTTGTCGTACCGGAAATCAACGCGCATCTTTTGACAAAAGAAGATAAAATCATCGCAAACCCCAACTGCTCGACGATACAAATGGTGCTGGTTTTAGCACCTTTGCATGCAAAATACAATATCAAAAGAATCATCGTTTCGACGTACCAATCCATTACCGGCACAGGCGTTAAAGCTGTGCAGCAACTGGAAAACGAATATGCCGGCGTGAATGGGGAAATGGCTTATAAATATGCCATCCACCGGAATGCCATCCCGCAATGTGATATTTTTGAAGACAACGGCTACACTAAGGAAGAGATGAAACTCGTTCGCGAAACCCGCAAGATTATCGGAGACGACAACATCAATGTGACAGCAACCGCCGTCCGTGTGCCGATTGTCGGTGGGCATAGCGAAGCCGTGAATGTAGAATTTACAAATGACTTCGATGTCAGTGAAGTGCGCAGTATTTTGCACAATACTTCTGGTGTGGTTGTGCAGGATAATACCGATACTTACACCTATCCGATGCCGAAATTCGCACAAGGAAAAGACGAGGTTTTTGTAGGCAGGATCCGCCGTGATGAGAGTCAGCCAAACACGTTGAACATGTGGATCGTTGCTGATAATTTACGTAAAGGTGCCGCTACGAATACCGTCCAGATTGCGGAATATTTGGTAAAAAACAATCTGGTCTAA
- a CDS encoding TonB-dependent receptor, translating to MKKILLALLLGSPLLNFAQNKLSGVVTDSINQPLKGVSVFLPDVHKSAITNESGVYTLNNLPSGNVKISFSFVGYNTENKSVLLNPGENLLNITLLQSEFKMDEVVVSTVFNKLQSQNVMKVEHSNVRQLQHKGAVTLVEGIATIPGVSQISTGTSIGKPVIRGLSGNRVLVYSQGVRLENQQFGDEHGLGLNDSGVESVEVIKGPASLLYGSDALGGVLYFNPEKFAAANAFKADFGQRFFSNTLGSSTTLGLKTSTENLKFLARGNYTTQSDYAVPNGDKVTNTRYNEKDFKTGIGFSNDNYSGVLRYNFNALSLGIPEDGIAEQTNSKTPDYPRQSVYNHLLSLNNTLFFGNSKLDLDLGYISNTRNEFEENATPDLKMQLNTFNYDAKYHLPKTGKWESILGIQGMHQSNTNKASEFLIPDAVTNDIGFFGTTNYEWKSNVIQAGLRYDNRKISSDAHGITGTEGSFEAVHRSFDSFNAALGYKTNFGKPVTLRLNVASGFRAPNLAELASNGVHEGTNRYEIGNSDLKTEQNLQTDLNLEYNNDHFEFFVNGFYNFVNHYIFTSPTAEQIDGYDVFRYVQDDAALYGGEIGLHIHPHPLDWLHYETSFEMVNGKRKDGDYLPLIPANNWNNTLRGEFNLKNFADGYASLNVSHTFNQSHVGTFETESDGYTLVNLALGGKVIFGKTAFDISLNGNNIFDEKYIAHLSRLKTDGIPNIGRNIILGVNFNL from the coding sequence ATGAAAAAAATATTACTGGCCCTCTTACTGGGGTCGCCTCTATTGAATTTTGCCCAGAATAAATTATCGGGCGTTGTTACAGATAGTATCAATCAGCCACTGAAGGGCGTTTCGGTGTTTTTGCCGGACGTTCATAAAAGTGCCATCACCAATGAATCGGGCGTGTATACTTTAAACAACCTGCCTTCGGGAAATGTAAAAATTTCGTTTTCATTTGTCGGATATAACACCGAAAACAAATCGGTTTTGCTCAATCCGGGTGAAAATCTGCTCAACATTACACTACTCCAATCTGAATTTAAGATGGATGAAGTCGTCGTTTCAACGGTTTTTAATAAACTGCAATCGCAGAATGTCATGAAGGTGGAGCACAGCAATGTAAGGCAATTGCAACATAAAGGCGCAGTTACGTTAGTCGAAGGCATTGCCACGATTCCGGGCGTTTCACAAATTTCCACGGGAACGTCCATTGGGAAACCCGTCATTCGTGGATTGAGCGGCAACCGGGTTTTGGTATATTCCCAGGGCGTACGGCTCGAAAACCAGCAATTTGGAGATGAGCACGGTTTGGGCTTAAATGATTCGGGAGTAGAAAGTGTTGAAGTCATCAAAGGCCCGGCATCACTGCTTTATGGCTCCGATGCGTTGGGTGGCGTACTGTATTTCAATCCTGAAAAATTTGCTGCCGCCAATGCGTTCAAGGCTGATTTCGGGCAACGTTTTTTCTCTAATACTTTGGGCAGCAGCACTACGTTAGGCTTAAAGACTTCGACGGAAAACCTCAAATTCCTCGCACGCGGAAATTATACGACACAGTCCGATTATGCAGTCCCAAATGGCGATAAAGTGACCAACACACGTTATAACGAAAAGGATTTCAAAACCGGCATCGGATTCAGCAATGACAATTATTCCGGTGTTTTAAGGTACAATTTCAATGCGCTTTCGCTCGGTATTCCAGAAGACGGCATTGCGGAACAAACCAACAGCAAAACGCCGGATTATCCGCGTCAAAGCGTTTATAACCATTTGCTGAGCCTGAACAACACGTTGTTTTTCGGGAATTCAAAACTGGATTTGGATTTGGGATACATCTCAAATACCAGGAACGAATTCGAGGAAAACGCCACGCCGGATCTTAAAATGCAGCTCAATACCTTCAATTATGATGCGAAATACCATTTGCCAAAAACAGGAAAATGGGAAAGCATTCTTGGGATTCAGGGCATGCACCAATCCAATACCAATAAAGCGTCAGAATTCCTGATTCCCGATGCAGTAACCAATGACATCGGTTTTTTCGGTACCACCAATTATGAATGGAAATCGAACGTAATACAAGCCGGATTGCGATATGACAACCGTAAAATCAGCAGCGATGCGCACGGGATTACAGGAACGGAAGGGTCCTTTGAAGCGGTTCACCGTTCGTTCGACAGCTTTAATGCGGCTTTGGGATACAAAACAAATTTTGGCAAACCGGTGACGCTTCGGCTGAATGTGGCTTCGGGCTTTCGTGCGCCTAATCTGGCCGAACTCGCTTCGAACGGCGTACATGAAGGGACCAACCGCTACGAAATCGGAAATTCAGATTTAAAAACGGAACAAAACCTGCAAACCGACTTAAACCTGGAATACAACAACGATCATTTTGAATTCTTCGTCAATGGTTTTTACAACTTCGTGAACCACTACATTTTCACTTCGCCTACGGCAGAACAAATTGACGGCTATGATGTATTTCGGTACGTACAGGATGATGCGGCCTTATACGGCGGCGAAATCGGGCTGCACATCCATCCGCATCCGCTGGACTGGCTGCATTATGAAACGAGTTTTGAAATGGTCAATGGCAAGCGAAAAGATGGCGATTATTTACCGTTGATCCCGGCGAACAACTGGAACAATACGTTACGCGGTGAATTCAACCTTAAAAATTTCGCTGATGGTTACGCGTCACTAAATGTTTCGCATACTTTTAACCAATCTCATGTCGGGACTTTTGAAACGGAATCCGATGGCTATACTTTGGTCAACCTGGCTTTGGGTGGAAAAGTAATATTCGGGAAAACGGCGTTCGACATCAGTTTAAACGGCAACAATATTTTCGATGAGAAATACATCGCCCATTTATCAAGGCTGAAAACCGATGGCATCCCGAATATCGGAAGGAATATTATTTTAGGCGTAAACTTTAATTTATAG
- a CDS encoding thymidine kinase, translating to MFLENTVNHKEQFGWIEVICGSMFSGKTEELIRRLKRAQFAQQKVEIFKPAIDTRYHDEMVVSHDSNEIRSTPVPAAANIRLLAQGCEVVGIDEAQFFDDEIISVCNDLANSGIRVIVAGLDMDFKGNPFGPMPALMATAEYVTKVHAVCTRTGNLAHYSFRKTDSDKLVMLGETEEYEPLSRAAYYNAMHNHAEKEEFQERNERNKTDSIL from the coding sequence ATGTTTCTCGAAAACACAGTAAACCATAAAGAGCAATTTGGCTGGATCGAAGTAATCTGCGGTTCGATGTTTTCAGGGAAGACCGAAGAGTTGATACGCCGCCTCAAACGTGCGCAATTCGCCCAACAGAAAGTAGAAATCTTCAAACCCGCCATCGATACGCGTTACCATGACGAAATGGTGGTGTCGCACGACAGCAACGAAATCCGTTCGACTCCGGTCCCCGCCGCGGCCAACATCCGCCTTTTGGCGCAGGGTTGCGAAGTGGTCGGAATCGATGAGGCACAGTTTTTTGACGATGAGATCATCAGCGTATGCAATGATCTGGCCAATTCCGGAATCCGTGTGATTGTTGCCGGACTCGATATGGATTTTAAAGGCAATCCTTTCGGGCCGATGCCGGCCCTGATGGCCACTGCCGAATATGTGACCAAAGTGCATGCCGTGTGTACCAGAACCGGAAACCTCGCCCATTACAGCTTCCGCAAAACCGACAGCGACAAACTCGTCATGCTTGGCGAAACTGAAGAATACGAGCCGTTAAGCCGTGCGGCTTATTATAATGCGATGCATAACCATGCCGAAAAGGAAGAATTCCAGGAACGGAACGAACGCAACAAGACCGATTCGATTCTTTGA
- a CDS encoding bifunctional UDP-N-acetylmuramoyl-tripeptide:D-alanyl-D-alanine ligase/alanine racemase codes for MTLTLPNIIPILNAKTNGKPENFEIDSVSIDSRSLQNGAGTLFFAIAGPNYDAHSYISNLIENGVRNFVVTHIPENLEGKAYFIIVENTLDALQQFAAWYRGLFHFPVIGITGSNGKTIVKEWLNFLLGPDYNIIRSPKSYNSQVGVPLSVVSINENHNLGIFEAGISTVNEMVKLEPIIRPTIGLLTNIGSAHDEGFSNLGEKIKEKLKLFTHSDILICHKNKTVEAFLSQKVTTFTWSCKDESADVFIGKKPMVDKTVLKIRHNGQVFEIKIPFQDDASIENAIQCLMVLLHFGYSHETIEQRMELLYPVEMRLKVKNGINNTTLIDDSYSSDFQSLKIALDFLESQKQYKKKTLILSDIFQSGLDTDELYSKVSQLVISNKIQRVIGIGETISAYKNKFANCITFKDTEGFIDAFDTLSFGNETILIKGARTFEFERIVLLLEEKTHETVLEINLNAISHNLNFFKSKLKPATKMMVMVKAFGYGNGGFEIAKLLEHHHVDYLGVAFADEGISLKSAGIKLPIMVLNPETTSFQSIIQHELEPEIYSIKGLKSFLQIAKQRKLEQFPIHIKIDTGMHRLGFEENNMDELIAILKENKSVKVKSILSHMATSDDVSFKDFALSQITRFEKLSAKLMTGLQIHPIRHMLNTSGITNFPDAQYDMVRLGIGLYGISNDAEEQKQLENVGTLKSVISQIRTIPEGDSVGYGRRFIADKPTKIATIPIGYADGISRGWGNEKGFVTIKNKKAPILGSVCMDMLMVDISNISCKEGDRVVIFGESPTVNEIAKALGTIPYEILTGISQRVKRVFYRE; via the coding sequence GTGACGCTTACACTCCCAAATATCATCCCGATCCTGAATGCCAAAACCAATGGCAAGCCGGAAAATTTTGAAATCGATTCGGTGTCCATAGACAGCCGCTCATTGCAGAATGGTGCCGGCACCTTGTTTTTTGCCATTGCCGGACCCAATTATGACGCGCACAGTTACATCAGCAACCTGATTGAAAACGGCGTGCGGAATTTCGTCGTGACGCACATTCCCGAAAATCTTGAAGGAAAAGCATATTTCATCATAGTAGAAAATACGCTCGACGCGCTGCAGCAATTTGCGGCCTGGTATCGCGGATTGTTTCATTTTCCGGTAATCGGGATTACGGGCAGCAACGGAAAAACAATCGTGAAGGAATGGCTGAATTTCCTGCTTGGCCCGGATTACAACATTATCAGAAGCCCGAAAAGTTATAACTCGCAGGTAGGTGTACCGCTTTCGGTGGTGTCGATTAACGAGAACCATAATTTAGGGATTTTTGAAGCCGGGATTTCCACGGTCAATGAAATGGTGAAATTGGAGCCGATTATCCGCCCGACGATCGGGCTGCTCACGAATATAGGATCAGCGCATGACGAAGGCTTTTCGAATTTAGGCGAAAAGATTAAGGAAAAACTGAAATTGTTTACGCACTCGGACATCCTGATCTGTCATAAGAATAAAACCGTCGAAGCATTCCTGAGCCAAAAAGTGACCACGTTTACGTGGAGCTGCAAAGACGAATCCGCCGATGTATTTATTGGCAAAAAACCGATGGTCGACAAAACCGTTCTGAAAATCCGCCACAACGGCCAGGTATTCGAAATCAAGATTCCGTTCCAGGATGACGCTTCGATTGAAAATGCGATCCAGTGTTTGATGGTTTTGCTCCATTTCGGCTATTCCCATGAAACGATTGAACAACGCATGGAATTGCTGTATCCGGTGGAAATGCGGCTCAAGGTTAAAAACGGTATCAACAACACCACTTTGATTGATGACAGTTACAGTTCCGATTTCCAGTCGCTGAAAATTGCACTGGATTTTCTCGAAAGCCAAAAACAATACAAGAAAAAAACGCTGATTTTGTCCGATATTTTCCAAAGTGGATTGGACACTGACGAACTGTACTCAAAGGTTTCCCAATTGGTGATTTCGAATAAGATCCAGCGCGTGATCGGTATTGGCGAAACGATTTCGGCCTATAAGAATAAATTTGCGAATTGCATCACTTTCAAGGATACAGAAGGATTCATCGATGCTTTCGACACGCTGTCTTTCGGAAATGAAACCATCCTGATTAAAGGCGCGCGTACCTTTGAATTTGAGCGGATCGTGCTGTTATTGGAAGAAAAGACGCATGAAACGGTTTTGGAAATCAACCTGAACGCGATCAGCCACAACCTGAATTTTTTTAAATCCAAGCTAAAACCAGCAACCAAAATGATGGTCATGGTCAAGGCTTTCGGTTATGGAAACGGCGGTTTTGAAATTGCGAAACTGCTCGAACACCACCATGTGGATTACCTTGGCGTGGCTTTCGCAGACGAAGGTATTTCATTGAAATCGGCTGGAATCAAATTGCCGATTATGGTCCTGAATCCTGAAACGACGAGCTTTCAATCGATTATTCAGCACGAACTAGAACCAGAAATTTACAGCATCAAAGGACTCAAATCCTTTTTACAAATTGCAAAACAGCGAAAACTCGAGCAATTCCCAATCCACATCAAAATCGACACCGGCATGCACCGACTCGGTTTCGAGGAAAATAATATGGACGAACTCATTGCCATTTTAAAGGAAAACAAGTCCGTCAAAGTGAAAAGCATCCTGTCACACATGGCTACAAGCGATGATGTAAGCTTTAAGGATTTTGCGCTTTCGCAGATTACACGCTTCGAAAAACTATCGGCTAAGTTGATGACCGGACTGCAAATCCATCCCATCCGTCACATGCTCAATACCTCGGGCATTACGAATTTCCCCGACGCACAATACGATATGGTACGGCTTGGCATCGGGCTTTACGGCATTTCTAATGATGCCGAGGAACAGAAACAACTCGAAAACGTAGGCACATTAAAATCGGTCATTTCGCAAATCCGCACCATTCCCGAAGGCGACAGCGTGGGCTACGGCAGAAGATTTATTGCTGACAAACCCACAAAAATCGCCACGATTCCCATTGGGTACGCTGACGGCATTTCGCGCGGCTGGGGCAATGAAAAAGGGTTCGTGACTATAAAAAACAAAAAAGCCCCTATACTGGGCAGCGTCTGCATGGATATGCTGATGGTGGATATCAGTAACATTTCCTGCAAGGAAGGTGACCGCGTCGTGATTTTTGGCGAAAGCCCAACGGTCAATGAGATAGCAAAAGCATTGGGGACAATCCCTTACGAAATCCTGACCGGCATTTCGCAGCGCGTGAAGCGGGTTTTTTACAGGGAATAA
- the rsmI gene encoding 16S rRNA (cytidine(1402)-2'-O)-methyltransferase → MGKLYIVPTPIGNLEDMTFRAIRVLKESDLILAEDTRTSGKLMKHFEIATHMHSHHMHNEHKTVENLVARLKGGETIALISDAGTPAISDPGFLLTRACVENGIDVECLPGATAFVPALVNSGLPNDRFIFEGFLPEKKGRQTRFLALAEEARTMIFYVSPHKLVKTLAEFVQYFGEDRPVCVSRELSKLHEENVRGTTSEVLKHFEVKAPKGEIVVVVGGKVERKESRVKNQD, encoded by the coding sequence ATGGGCAAATTATACATCGTTCCGACACCGATCGGCAACCTCGAAGACATGACCTTCCGCGCGATCCGCGTATTAAAGGAATCCGACCTCATTTTAGCGGAAGACACGCGTACCAGCGGCAAACTCATGAAGCATTTCGAAATCGCCACGCACATGCACAGCCACCACATGCACAACGAGCACAAAACCGTGGAAAATCTTGTGGCACGGCTTAAAGGCGGTGAGACCATCGCCCTGATTTCTGATGCAGGCACGCCAGCGATTTCCGATCCTGGTTTTTTACTGACACGCGCCTGTGTCGAAAACGGGATTGATGTGGAATGTCTGCCCGGAGCCACAGCTTTCGTACCGGCTTTAGTAAACAGTGGATTGCCTAATGACCGTTTTATCTTCGAAGGATTTTTACCGGAAAAGAAAGGAAGGCAGACAAGGTTTTTAGCATTAGCGGAAGAAGCACGCACGATGATTTTTTATGTGTCACCGCATAAACTGGTGAAGACTTTAGCGGAATTCGTGCAGTATTTCGGGGAAGACAGGCCGGTTTGTGTGTCGCGGGAATTGTCGAAGCTTCACGAGGAAAATGTGAGGGGAACCACTAGTGAGGTCCTGAAGCATTTTGAAGTTAAAGCTCCGAAAGGGGAAATTGTTGTGGTTGTTGGGGGGAAGGTGGAGAGGAAAGAATCAAGAGTCAAGAATCAAGATTAG
- a CDS encoding TIGR00266 family protein — translation MQAHEIDYHIYGEEMQYVEIELDPQEIVVAEAGSFMMMDNGIQMETIFGDGSQQQSGLFGKLLSAGKRMLTGESLFMTAYANNNFGKAKVSFASPYPGKIIPIDLRQFQGKFICQKDSFLCAAKGVSVGIEFSKKLGTGLFGGEGFIMQKLEGDGMAFVHSGGTLAKKELMVNEILKVDTGCIVGFTKDIDYDIEFIGGIKNSLFGGEGLFFATLRGPGTVYVQSLPFSRLADRIIASAPRSGGNSREEGSLLGGLGNLLDGDNRF, via the coding sequence ATGCAGGCACACGAAATCGATTACCATATTTATGGTGAAGAAATGCAATACGTTGAAATAGAACTCGATCCGCAGGAAATTGTGGTCGCTGAAGCCGGGAGCTTCATGATGATGGACAACGGCATACAGATGGAAACCATCTTCGGGGACGGCTCACAGCAGCAATCCGGGCTTTTCGGCAAACTGCTTTCCGCCGGAAAAAGAATGCTGACAGGCGAAAGCCTTTTCATGACGGCATATGCCAACAACAATTTCGGCAAGGCCAAAGTAAGCTTCGCGTCGCCTTATCCCGGAAAAATAATCCCGATTGATCTGCGCCAGTTCCAGGGAAAATTTATCTGCCAGAAGGATTCTTTCCTGTGTGCGGCCAAAGGCGTTTCTGTTGGGATTGAATTTTCGAAAAAACTCGGTACGGGATTGTTCGGCGGTGAAGGCTTTATCATGCAAAAACTCGAAGGCGACGGCATGGCATTTGTACATTCCGGCGGGACTTTGGCCAAAAAAGAATTGATGGTCAACGAAATCCTGAAAGTCGATACCGGTTGTATCGTCGGGTTTACAAAAGACATTGATTATGACATCGAGTTCATCGGCGGCATTAAAAATTCCTTATTTGGCGGGGAAGGTTTATTCTTTGCCACTTTGCGCGGTCCGGGAACGGTTTATGTGCAATCGCTGCCCTTCAGCAGACTTGCAGACAGGATCATCGCCTCAGCGCCAAGATCGGGCGGAAACAGCCGTGAAGAAGGCAGCCTTCTCGGCGGACTGGGCAATCTCCTTGATGGAGACAACAGGTTTTAA
- the mscL gene encoding large conductance mechanosensitive channel protein MscL yields MGFFNDFKASLMKGDVLSLATAVVIGAAFGKIVSSAVDDIIMPIVGLVTGGIDFTQKFITLDGKSYATLTEAKTAGAAVITYGNFVQAVINFVIIAFFIFVVLRAAEKTRKKEAAAPAAPPAPTNEEKLLMEIRDAIRNK; encoded by the coding sequence ATGGGATTTTTCAATGATTTTAAGGCTTCCCTGATGAAGGGAGATGTGCTGAGCCTCGCTACTGCGGTAGTGATCGGTGCAGCTTTTGGAAAAATTGTAAGCTCGGCGGTAGATGACATCATCATGCCGATAGTAGGCCTTGTTACCGGCGGGATCGATTTCACACAGAAGTTCATTACGCTCGACGGCAAATCATATGCCACGCTCACAGAGGCAAAAACTGCGGGAGCTGCCGTGATTACTTATGGTAATTTCGTACAGGCGGTGATCAACTTTGTGATTATTGCATTCTTTATTTTTGTCGTTTTAAGGGCTGCTGAAAAAACCCGTAAAAAAGAAGCTGCTGCCCCTGCCGCGCCGCCAGCGCCAACCAATGAGGAAAAATTACTCATGGAAATCCGCGATGCGATTCGCAACAAATAG
- a CDS encoding DoxX family membrane protein, with protein MNSQFTKIVRILLALILIAFGLNKLLPTPFIPLPALPEKAMDFMTSLGETGYVLKLVGVMEIIIGILLILKKWVPFALILLVPISFNILLFHLFLDASGIAGAIVVAVLNGILIYKHWKAYKPLFN; from the coding sequence ATGAATTCACAGTTTACAAAAATCGTCAGAATCCTACTCGCACTGATCTTAATCGCTTTTGGCCTTAACAAATTACTCCCTACGCCGTTTATTCCGCTTCCCGCACTGCCCGAAAAGGCCATGGATTTTATGACCTCCCTCGGAGAAACCGGTTACGTATTGAAACTCGTAGGTGTTATGGAAATTATTATCGGGATATTGCTGATCCTTAAAAAATGGGTTCCTTTCGCACTGATATTGCTCGTTCCCATTTCCTTTAACATATTGCTTTTCCACTTATTTTTAGATGCTTCAGGCATCGCCGGAGCCATTGTGGTTGCGGTACTTAACGGCATCCTGATTTATAAACACTGGAAAGCCTACAAGCCGCTTTTTAACTAA
- a CDS encoding prolyl oligopeptidase family serine peptidase, protein MKKTFLMMVATSAIAANAQEKPAYPTTEKGKVVDNYFDTPVSDPYRWLEDDRSEKTAEWVKKENEVTFDYLSKIPFRDAIRDRMEKLWNYEKISAPSKEGNYTYYYKNNGLQNQSVLYRKDKNGKEEVFLDPNTFSKDGTTSLVTVAFSKDGSLAAYSVSEAGSDWNKITVIDAVTKKKLEDELVDVKFSGISWLGTRGFYYSSYQKPKGSELSAMTDQHRLYFHQLGKVQKEDRIVFGEKEKRRYVGGSVTEDEKYLIISSANSTSGNELYIQDISSPNNPILPIITGFDTDTDYLYNTNSQLYLTTNLNAPNKKVVVVDIKSPQQQYWKNLIAQSEFVLSPSTGSGYIFANYMKDAITVIRQYGFDGKMIRNVELPGLGTASGFGGKEKDTELYYSFTNYTTAGTIYSFNPKTGESKVYDKPKIDFDADKFESKQVFYKSKDGTNVPMIITYKKGTQLNGKNPTMLYAYGGFNISLTPAFSISNAVWLEMGGVYAVANLRGGGEYGKQWHDDGTKMKKQNVFDDFIAAAEYLIAQKYTSSAFLAIRGGSNGGLLVGATMTQRPDLIKVALPAVGVMDMLRYHTFTAGAGWAYDYGTAQDSKEMFSYLKKYSPVHNVKEGVKYPATLVTTGDHDDRVVPAHSFKFAAELQAKQAGKNPVLIRIEINAGHGAGKPVSKTIQEAADIQAFTLFNMGVKPSFK, encoded by the coding sequence ATGAAAAAAACATTTTTAATGATGGTTGCCACATCTGCCATTGCGGCCAATGCCCAGGAAAAGCCTGCTTACCCGACTACCGAAAAAGGGAAGGTCGTTGACAATTATTTCGATACGCCGGTAAGCGATCCTTACCGCTGGCTTGAAGACGACCGCTCAGAGAAAACCGCCGAATGGGTGAAGAAGGAAAATGAAGTCACCTTTGATTATTTATCGAAAATCCCTTTCCGCGATGCGATACGCGACAGGATGGAAAAACTGTGGAATTACGAAAAGATATCCGCACCTTCCAAAGAGGGAAATTATACCTATTACTATAAAAATAACGGCCTGCAGAACCAAAGCGTCTTGTACCGCAAGGACAAAAACGGCAAAGAAGAGGTTTTCCTTGATCCGAATACCTTTTCGAAAGACGGCACCACGTCGCTTGTGACGGTTGCTTTTTCAAAAGACGGTTCGCTGGCGGCCTATTCTGTTTCCGAAGCCGGAAGCGACTGGAACAAGATTACCGTCATTGATGCCGTGACCAAAAAGAAGCTGGAAGACGAACTCGTCGACGTAAAATTCAGCGGCATTTCCTGGCTTGGTACGCGCGGCTTTTATTATTCGAGTTACCAAAAACCGAAAGGCAGCGAATTGTCGGCCATGACAGACCAGCACAGGCTGTACTTCCATCAATTGGGCAAGGTGCAAAAAGAGGACAGGATTGTTTTCGGTGAAAAGGAAAAAAGGCGCTATGTCGGCGGGAGCGTTACTGAAGATGAAAAGTACCTGATCATCAGCTCAGCAAATTCTACGTCAGGGAATGAGCTTTACATCCAGGACATCAGCAGCCCGAATAATCCGATTCTACCGATCATTACCGGATTCGACACCGATACCGACTACCTGTACAACACCAACTCGCAATTGTACCTTACCACGAACCTCAACGCGCCCAATAAAAAAGTAGTCGTTGTGGATATAAAATCACCGCAGCAGCAATATTGGAAAAACCTCATCGCGCAGTCTGAGTTCGTACTTTCGCCTTCTACGGGATCGGGCTATATTTTTGCCAATTATATGAAGGACGCGATCACCGTCATCAGGCAATATGGCTTTGACGGCAAGATGATCCGCAATGTGGAATTGCCCGGTTTGGGCACGGCGAGCGGTTTTGGCGGAAAGGAAAAAGACACCGAATTGTATTATTCATTTACCAATTACACCACTGCGGGAACAATTTACTCCTTTAACCCGAAAACCGGTGAATCAAAAGTTTATGACAAGCCGAAAATCGATTTTGATGCGGATAAATTCGAGTCAAAACAGGTTTTCTATAAATCCAAAGACGGCACGAACGTCCCGATGATCATCACCTATAAAAAAGGCACACAGTTAAACGGCAAAAACCCGACGATGCTGTATGCTTATGGCGGATTCAACATCAGCCTGACGCCTGCTTTCAGCATTTCAAATGCAGTATGGCTTGAAATGGGTGGTGTGTATGCCGTCGCCAATCTTCGCGGTGGCGGGGAATACGGCAAGCAATGGCACGACGACGGCACCAAGATGAAAAAGCAAAATGTCTTTGACGATTTTATCGCTGCTGCAGAATACCTGATTGCCCAAAAATACACCTCTTCAGCATTCCTTGCGATAAGAGGCGGCTCCAACGGCGGGCTGCTTGTGGGCGCGACCATGACCCAACGCCCTGACCTGATAAAAGTAGCGTTGCCGGCCGTCGGCGTGATGGACATGCTGCGTTACCATACCTTCACTGCCGGTGCGGGCTGGGCTTATGATTATGGCACGGCTCAGGATTCGAAGGAAATGTTCAGTTACCTGAAAAAATATTCTCCGGTGCACAACGTGAAAGAAGGCGTGAAATATCCGGCCACATTAGTCACTACGGGCGACCACGATGACCGTGTTGTTCCGGCGCACAGCTTTAAATTTGCCGCCGAACTCCAGGCCAAGCAGGCAGGCAAAAATCCGGTACTGATCAGGATTGAGATCAACGCGGGCCACGGTGCCGGTAAACCGGTTTCAAAAACCATACAGGAAGCCGCGGACATCCAGGCGTTCACGCTGTTCAATATGGGTGTGAAACCGTCGTTTAAATAG